One genomic region from Croceicoccus sp. YJ47 encodes:
- a CDS encoding tol-pal system YbgF family protein has translation MPHSSIRLPRLRRAGWLLGAALLTAPMMAPPAIAQSTEDIRIRKLEQEVRALQRKVFPGADGRYFEPEVTAPTAAPNAVPANTGGPVTDLLARMDAVEAALQRLTAQTEVNQNALNLLNARVETLEANRTAAAQEPRYAEDLAETPAPSGNNASGNSNATSANMDAMTGGASSGGSGANAGGTTVEKPSTGDAGDDAYVYGFRLWDAGRYAEARSVLEAMVKSYPKHRRASWARNLIGRSYLDQKQYRPAAEAFLANYLENRDGERAPDSLVYLAQATAALGNNAKACEALEEFRLVYPGEASNRLSSLSQQVATRAKCN, from the coding sequence ATGCCCCATTCGAGTATCCGCCTCCCCCGATTGCGCCGCGCCGGATGGCTGCTCGGCGCCGCGCTTCTGACCGCGCCGATGATGGCGCCGCCCGCCATCGCGCAATCGACCGAAGATATCCGCATCCGCAAGCTGGAGCAGGAAGTCCGCGCGTTGCAGCGCAAGGTTTTCCCCGGCGCGGACGGACGCTATTTCGAGCCGGAAGTGACCGCGCCGACCGCTGCGCCGAATGCGGTTCCGGCCAACACCGGCGGCCCGGTCACGGATCTGCTCGCGCGGATGGACGCGGTGGAGGCAGCCCTCCAACGCCTCACCGCGCAGACCGAGGTGAATCAGAACGCTCTCAACCTCCTCAACGCGCGGGTCGAAACGCTGGAAGCGAACCGGACCGCCGCCGCGCAGGAGCCGCGCTATGCCGAAGATCTGGCCGAAACGCCGGCGCCCTCCGGCAATAATGCGTCGGGCAACAGCAATGCGACTTCTGCCAATATGGACGCGATGACGGGCGGTGCTTCCTCCGGCGGTTCGGGGGCGAACGCGGGCGGCACGACGGTCGAGAAACCGTCGACCGGCGACGCGGGCGACGACGCCTATGTCTACGGTTTCCGGCTCTGGGATGCGGGGCGTTATGCCGAGGCGCGCAGCGTGCTCGAAGCAATGGTGAAATCCTATCCCAAGCATCGCCGGGCGAGCTGGGCGCGCAACCTGATCGGGCGCTCCTATCTCGATCAGAAGCAATATCGCCCCGCGGCCGAAGCATTTCTCGCCAATTACCTCGAAAATCGGGACGGCGAACGCGCGCCCGACAGCCTCGTCTATCTGGCGCAGGCCACCGCCGCGCTCGGCAATAATGCCAAGGCGTGCGAGGCGCTGGAAGAGTTCCGCCTCGTCTATCCGGGCGAAGCGTCCAATCGCCTGTCCTCCCTGTCACAGCAGGTCGCAACGCGGGCCAAATGCAATTGA
- a CDS encoding helix-turn-helix domain-containing protein, with protein sequence MDEHEEQFEQDGADAGTGDAGTGVGQRLLSERERQGLSRQDIRDRTKIPERHLISIEEGDLASLPGRTYAIGFVRSYARELQLDEEAMVEQARAELGAAAPPPPPRSVQHMEPGDPARIPSAKLAWGVLALLLVIAVLGFFFWRSWFLPAAELPPLTDETQNAPAAAGAATPGGAATPAATQAPRGPVVFTATIDGVWVRFYDGSGDRLYESLMNQGDSFTIPADAENPQIWTGRPDALSITIGGRDVPPLAEEDRVIRDVPVSAGALGARGPGPGLPSAPGSQDTTR encoded by the coding sequence GTGGACGAACACGAAGAACAGTTCGAGCAGGATGGCGCAGATGCCGGCACCGGCGACGCCGGAACGGGCGTCGGCCAGAGGCTTCTGTCGGAACGCGAGCGGCAGGGCCTCTCCCGACAGGACATCCGCGACCGCACCAAGATCCCCGAACGCCACCTGATCTCGATCGAGGAAGGCGACCTCGCCTCGCTTCCGGGGCGCACCTATGCCATCGGCTTCGTACGCAGCTACGCCCGCGAATTGCAGCTCGACGAGGAGGCGATGGTCGAGCAGGCCCGCGCCGAGCTGGGCGCCGCCGCCCCGCCCCCGCCGCCGCGCAGCGTGCAGCACATGGAACCGGGCGATCCCGCACGCATCCCCTCGGCAAAGCTGGCGTGGGGCGTGCTCGCGCTCCTGCTGGTGATCGCGGTGCTGGGCTTCTTCTTCTGGCGCAGCTGGTTCCTGCCCGCGGCGGAGCTGCCCCCGCTTACCGACGAAACCCAAAACGCGCCCGCCGCCGCCGGTGCGGCGACGCCCGGCGGTGCGGCAACCCCCGCGGCGACGCAGGCACCGCGCGGCCCGGTCGTCTTCACCGCCACGATCGACGGGGTGTGGGTCCGCTTTTACGACGGGTCGGGCGACCGGCTCTACGAATCGCTGATGAACCAGGGTGACAGCTTCACCATTCCCGCCGACGCCGAAAATCCGCAGATCTGGACCGGGCGGCCCGATGCGCTGTCCATCACCATCGGCGGGCGCGACGTGCCCCCGCTGGCCGAGGAGGACCGCGTGATCCGCGACGTGCCCGTTTCGGCGGGGGCATTGGGCGCGCGCGGCCCCGGTCCCGGATTGCCGTCCGCGCCCGGATCACAGGACACGACGCGCTGA
- the ptsP gene encoding phosphoenolpyruvate--protein phosphotransferase, with product MPASQPPNAPPTGPSPAIAARTILTGLHEVMASRHNAQAKLNHVVEIIGESLDSEVCSIYLLREGMLELFATRGLNEEAVHVTRLAIGEGLVGTIAKNVEMLNLAEAAAHPDFLYRPETGEERFHSFAGVPIVRKERAVGALTVQHVDPRRYEEVEIEALQTVAMVLSELIANADLIDEQDAFLTNPQLSGQQQLKGLPLVKGLARGFAVFHQPRISIEQVVAEDTEAERQRVYLAFDKMREQIETMTNQAEFGVDGEHAEVLKTYKMFAYDEGWARRINEAIDSGLTAEAAIERVQQRTRMRMRQIDDPLLADRMHDLEDLANRLLRIVSGQIGTAAALGLRQDTILIARNLGPAELLEYDRRRLKGVVMEEGSLTSHVVIVARAMGVPVLGRVHGVRGMMREGDEILLDADQAVANVRPTPVLTEAFEARSLRNRERQAGYAALRDVEPFSRDGERITVMMNAGLRDDIPMLGMTGADGIGLFRTEFQFLVSAALPQRDRQTRLYRDVLDTAGQKPVIFRTVDVGGDKSLPYLRGDENSGDEENPAMGWRALRLALAREGLMKAQARALLEAAGGRTLNVMFPMVSEPWEFDAAKAVFEQQIAFLKDRRKTLPEQIRYGAMLEVPALAEMLDVLAPKLSFLSIGTNDLTQFLFAADRSNPRLAERYDWLSPAILRFMRRVVQSLAPYRVDLTVCGEMGGRRLEALALIGLGIRRLSITPASVGPLKELVRKVDTREISAAMEQWLAEPVTDLRGALIAWAEERGIDWD from the coding sequence ATGCCAGCCAGCCAGCCACCGAACGCGCCACCCACCGGCCCCTCCCCCGCGATTGCCGCGCGCACGATCCTCACCGGCCTGCACGAGGTCATGGCATCGCGCCACAATGCGCAGGCGAAGCTCAATCACGTGGTCGAGATCATCGGAGAAAGCCTCGATAGCGAGGTCTGCTCGATCTATCTCCTGCGCGAAGGGATGCTCGAACTGTTCGCGACGCGCGGCCTCAACGAGGAGGCGGTGCACGTCACCCGGCTCGCCATCGGCGAAGGGCTGGTCGGCACCATCGCCAAGAATGTCGAGATGCTCAACCTCGCCGAGGCGGCGGCGCATCCCGACTTTCTCTACCGCCCCGAAACGGGCGAGGAACGCTTCCACTCCTTTGCCGGCGTGCCCATCGTGCGCAAGGAACGCGCGGTCGGCGCGCTCACCGTGCAACATGTCGATCCGCGCCGCTACGAAGAGGTCGAGATCGAGGCGTTGCAGACCGTCGCCATGGTCCTGTCCGAGCTGATCGCCAATGCCGACCTCATCGACGAGCAGGACGCGTTCCTGACCAATCCGCAGCTCTCGGGACAGCAGCAGCTCAAGGGTCTGCCGCTGGTCAAGGGGCTGGCGCGCGGCTTCGCCGTGTTTCACCAGCCGCGCATCTCCATCGAACAGGTCGTCGCCGAGGATACCGAGGCGGAGCGGCAGCGCGTCTATCTCGCCTTCGACAAGATGCGCGAGCAGATCGAGACGATGACCAACCAGGCCGAATTCGGCGTGGACGGCGAGCATGCGGAGGTTTTGAAGACCTACAAGATGTTCGCCTACGACGAAGGCTGGGCGCGGCGCATCAACGAGGCGATCGACAGCGGCCTCACCGCCGAGGCCGCGATCGAGCGGGTGCAGCAGCGCACCCGCATGCGCATGCGACAGATCGACGACCCGCTGCTCGCCGACCGGATGCACGATCTCGAAGATCTCGCCAATCGGTTGCTGCGCATCGTGTCGGGACAGATCGGCACGGCGGCGGCGCTGGGCTTGCGGCAGGACACGATCCTGATCGCCCGCAATCTCGGCCCGGCCGAATTGCTCGAATACGATCGCCGCCGGCTGAAGGGCGTGGTGATGGAGGAAGGCTCGCTCACCAGCCATGTGGTCATCGTCGCGCGGGCGATGGGCGTGCCGGTGCTGGGCCGGGTGCATGGCGTGCGCGGCATGATGCGCGAGGGCGACGAAATCCTGCTCGATGCCGACCAGGCCGTCGCCAATGTGCGCCCGACCCCCGTCCTGACCGAGGCGTTCGAGGCCCGCTCGCTGCGCAATCGCGAACGGCAGGCCGGCTATGCCGCATTGCGCGACGTCGAACCGTTCAGCCGCGACGGCGAGCGCATCACCGTGATGATGAACGCCGGGCTGCGCGACGACATCCCGATGCTCGGCATGACGGGCGCCGACGGCATCGGCCTGTTCCGCACGGAGTTTCAGTTCCTCGTCTCCGCCGCCCTGCCGCAGCGCGACCGGCAGACGCGCCTGTATCGCGACGTGCTCGACACCGCGGGACAGAAGCCGGTGATTTTCCGCACCGTCGATGTGGGCGGGGACAAGTCGCTGCCCTATCTGCGCGGGGATGAGAACAGCGGCGATGAGGAGAACCCGGCGATGGGCTGGCGCGCGCTGCGGCTCGCGCTCGCCCGCGAAGGCTTGATGAAGGCGCAGGCCCGCGCCCTGCTCGAGGCGGCGGGCGGACGCACGTTGAACGTGATGTTCCCGATGGTGTCCGAACCGTGGGAATTCGACGCGGCGAAGGCCGTGTTCGAGCAGCAGATCGCGTTCCTGAAAGACCGGCGCAAGACCTTGCCCGAACAGATCCGCTATGGCGCCATGCTGGAGGTTCCGGCCCTCGCCGAAATGCTCGACGTGCTGGCGCCCAAGCTGTCGTTCCTGTCGATCGGCACCAACGACCTGACGCAGTTCCTCTTCGCCGCCGACCGGTCGAACCCGCGGCTCGCCGAACGCTACGACTGGCTCAGCCCCGCGATCCTGCGGTTCATGCGCCGGGTGGTGCAATCGCTTGCGCCGTACCGGGTCGACCTCACCGTGTGCGGCGAGATGGGCGGGCGCCGGCTGGAGGCGCTCGCGCTGATCGGCCTCGGCATCCGGCGTCTTTCGATCACGCCGGCATCGGTCGGCCCGCTCAAGGAGCTGGTCCGCAAGGTCGACACGCGGGAAATCTCCGCCGCGATGGAGCAATGGCTGGCCGAGCCTGTCACCGACCTTCGCGGCGCGCTGATCGCGTGGGCGGAGGAACGCGGCATCGACTGGGACTGA
- the tilS gene encoding tRNA lysidine(34) synthetase TilS, translated as MAERAGLSEQSCVGLAVSGGPDSMALLALAARACPSRIAVASVDHALRPEAAEECAHVAAVCAALGVRHEILRPVVGTHGNLQDNARRARYAALEDWAGRSELHAIVTAHHADDQAETMLMRLARGAGTRGVAGMREIAVVPGGTLPLLRPLLSWRRDTLSEVVADAGLSPVQDPSNHDQSFLRVRVRAWLNAAPADIDPVRMARSAAHLAEEDDALDWAARREWDERVERDGNGTTLRYDPAAPAAIRLRVLTRIMRESAREGTPRGDEIARLHERLAHGDTATLGGVLCTGGEDGWTFRPAPPRKGGRR; from the coding sequence GTGGCGGAGCGGGCGGGCCTTTCGGAGCAATCGTGCGTCGGCCTCGCCGTTTCGGGCGGGCCGGACAGCATGGCGCTGCTCGCGCTCGCGGCGCGGGCCTGCCCTTCCCGCATCGCGGTCGCCAGCGTCGACCATGCGCTTCGGCCCGAGGCGGCGGAGGAATGCGCGCATGTCGCGGCGGTCTGCGCCGCGCTGGGCGTGCGGCACGAAATCCTGCGCCCGGTGGTCGGCACGCATGGCAATCTTCAGGATAATGCCCGCCGCGCCCGTTATGCTGCGCTGGAGGACTGGGCCGGGCGGAGCGAACTCCACGCGATTGTCACCGCGCATCATGCCGATGATCAGGCGGAGACGATGCTCATGCGGCTGGCGCGCGGGGCGGGCACGCGCGGCGTCGCCGGGATGCGCGAGATCGCCGTGGTTCCGGGCGGGACGCTGCCGCTTTTGCGTCCACTGCTGTCGTGGCGGCGCGATACGCTCAGCGAGGTGGTCGCGGATGCCGGACTGTCGCCGGTGCAGGATCCCTCAAATCACGATCAGTCGTTTCTGCGGGTCCGGGTCCGGGCGTGGTTGAATGCGGCGCCCGCCGACATCGACCCGGTGCGGATGGCACGGTCCGCCGCGCATCTGGCCGAGGAAGATGATGCGCTGGACTGGGCCGCGCGGCGCGAATGGGACGAACGCGTGGAGCGGGACGGGAACGGGACAACGCTGCGCTACGACCCTGCTGCGCCAGCGGCGATCCGGCTGCGCGTGCTGACCCGCATCATGCGCGAATCGGCGCGGGAGGGCACGCCGCGCGGCGACGAGATCGCACGGCTGCACGAACGGCTTGCCCACGGCGACACCGCGACGCTGGGCGGTGTGCTTTGCACCGGCGGCGAGGATGGGTGGACCTTCCGCCCCGCCCCGCCGCGAAAGGGCGGCAGGCGGTGA